The following proteins come from a genomic window of Aptenodytes patagonicus chromosome 21, bAptPat1.pri.cur, whole genome shotgun sequence:
- the PAFAH2 gene encoding platelet-activating factor acetylhydrolase 2, cytoplasmic isoform X2 has protein sequence MGGMQSLALPLGKGPHHVGCADVMVGHTRQGLFLRLFYPCLPQAGAERPLWIPRYEYCGGLADFAHCSRRWCAPLLSVAIGSCRVPVSWNGPFKPCSSGTLYSSVCSELASWGFAVAALEHRDHSAAVTYFCTVEAGREEWIPYRRVPQGQKEFYFRNKQVHQRAEECVRALRLFEDISSGKSVPNVLHQDFDLSVLKDSIDLTKVAVMGHSFGGVTAVLALVKEPGFRCAVALDAWMFPLENALYPEVPKPVLFINTEKFQTPESVAKMKRLSSRNSQTKIITVLGSVHQSQTDFTFLTGKLVSRIFGARGTLDPYKGLDITSRATLAFLQRHLNLEEEFDQWDKLLEGIGDSVVPEAPFCRSNL, from the exons ATGGGGGGGATGCAGTCGCTGGCACTGCCCCTGGGGAAGGGTCCTCACCACGTGGGCTGCGCGGATGTCATGGTGGGCCATACGCGGCAG GGGCTCTTCCTCCGCCTCTTctacccctgcctgccccaggcaggggcCGAGCGGCCGCTCTGGATCCCGCGCTATGAGTACTGCGGTGGGCTGGCCGACTTTGCCCACTGCAGCCGGCGCTGGTGCGCGCCCCTGCTCAGCGTCGCCATTG GCTCCTGCAGAGTGCCGGTGAGCTGGAACGGGCCTTTCAAGCCCTGCAGCAGCGG GACCCTGTACTCCTCGGTCTGCTCGGAGCTGGCATCCTGGGGCTTCGCGGTGGCGGCGCTGGAGCACAG GGACCATTCTGCCGCCGTGACGTATTTCTGCACGGTGgaggctgggagagaggagtggaTCCCCTACCGACGAGTGCCCCAAGGGCAGAAGGAGTTTTATTTCCGAAACAAGCAG GTTCATCAGAGAGCGGAGGAATGCGTGCGAGCGCTCCGGCTCTTCGAGGACATCAGCAGTGGTAAATCTGTCCCAAATGTCCTTCACCAGGACTTTGATCTCTCCGTCCTGAAG GACAGCATTGATCTGACCAAAGTCGCCGTCATGGGCCATTCCTTCGGCGGGGTGACAGCAGTGCTGGCCTTGGTGAAAGAGCCTGGCTTCAG GTGCGCAGTGGCTCTCGATGCCTGGATGTTCCCCCTGGAGAACGCGCTGTACCCGGAGGTGCCCAAGCCCGTGCTCTTCATCAACACCGAGAAGTTCCAGACACCAGAAAGCGTTGCCAAAATGAAGAGGCTGAGCTCCAGAAACAGCCAGACGAAGATTATAACCGTCCT GGGATCCGTGCACCAGAGCCAAACCGACTTCACCTTTCTCACCGGAAAGCTCGTCAGCCGCATCTTCGGCGCGAGGGGGACCCTCGACCCCTACAAGGGTCTGGACATCACCAGCCGGGCGACTCTGGCCTTCCTGCAAAGGCATCTCA ACCTGGAAGAGGAGTTCGATCAATGGGACAAGCTTCTTGAAGGCATCGGAGACTCGGTTGTTCCAGAAGCACCATTCTGCCGCTCCAACCTGTAG
- the STMN1 gene encoding stathmin translates to MATSDIQVKELEKRASGQAFELILSPRSKEAVPEFPLSPPKKKDVSLEEIQKKLEAAEERRKSHEAEVLKQLAEKREHEKEVLQKAIEENNNFSKMAEEKLTHKMEANKENREAQMAAKLERLREKDKHIEEVRKNKEGKDPGEAETD, encoded by the exons ATGGCTACTTCTG ATATTCAAGTGAAGGAACTGGAAAAGCGTGCCTCTGGGCAGGCATTTGAGCTGATACTGAGTCCCCGCTCGAAAGAAGCAGTCCCAGaattccctctttctcccccaaAGAAGAAGGATGTGTCATTGGAAGAGATCCAGAAGAAGTTGGAAGCAGCAGAAGAGAGACGTAAG TCTCATGAAGCAGAAGTCTTGAAGCAGCTAGCTGAGAAGCGGGAGCATGAAAAAGAGGTGCTTCAGAAAGCAATTGAAGAAAACAACAACTTCAGCAAAATGGCAGAGGAGAAGCTGACCCACAAAATGGAAGCTAACAAAGAAAACCGTGAGGCACAAATGGCTGCTAAACTGGAACGCTTGAGGGAGAAG GACAAGCATATTGAAGAGGTTCGAAAGAACAAAGAAGGCAAAGACCCCGGCGAGGCTGAAACCGACTGA
- the PAFAH2 gene encoding platelet-activating factor acetylhydrolase 2, cytoplasmic isoform X1: MGGMQSLALPLGKGPHHVGCADVMVGHTRQGLFLRLFYPCLPQAGAERPLWIPRYEYCGGLADFAHCSRRWCAPLLSVAIGSCRVPVSWNGPFKPCSSGYPLIIFSHGLGAFRTLYSSVCSELASWGFAVAALEHRDHSAAVTYFCTVEAGREEWIPYRRVPQGQKEFYFRNKQVHQRAEECVRALRLFEDISSGKSVPNVLHQDFDLSVLKDSIDLTKVAVMGHSFGGVTAVLALVKEPGFRCAVALDAWMFPLENALYPEVPKPVLFINTEKFQTPESVAKMKRLSSRNSQTKIITVLGSVHQSQTDFTFLTGKLVSRIFGARGTLDPYKGLDITSRATLAFLQRHLNLEEEFDQWDKLLEGIGDSVVPEAPFCRSNL; this comes from the exons ATGGGGGGGATGCAGTCGCTGGCACTGCCCCTGGGGAAGGGTCCTCACCACGTGGGCTGCGCGGATGTCATGGTGGGCCATACGCGGCAG GGGCTCTTCCTCCGCCTCTTctacccctgcctgccccaggcaggggcCGAGCGGCCGCTCTGGATCCCGCGCTATGAGTACTGCGGTGGGCTGGCCGACTTTGCCCACTGCAGCCGGCGCTGGTGCGCGCCCCTGCTCAGCGTCGCCATTG GCTCCTGCAGAGTGCCGGTGAGCTGGAACGGGCCTTTCAAGCCCTGCAGCAGCGGGTACCCACTGATCATCTTCTCCCATGGCCTGGGAGCCTTTCG GACCCTGTACTCCTCGGTCTGCTCGGAGCTGGCATCCTGGGGCTTCGCGGTGGCGGCGCTGGAGCACAG GGACCATTCTGCCGCCGTGACGTATTTCTGCACGGTGgaggctgggagagaggagtggaTCCCCTACCGACGAGTGCCCCAAGGGCAGAAGGAGTTTTATTTCCGAAACAAGCAG GTTCATCAGAGAGCGGAGGAATGCGTGCGAGCGCTCCGGCTCTTCGAGGACATCAGCAGTGGTAAATCTGTCCCAAATGTCCTTCACCAGGACTTTGATCTCTCCGTCCTGAAG GACAGCATTGATCTGACCAAAGTCGCCGTCATGGGCCATTCCTTCGGCGGGGTGACAGCAGTGCTGGCCTTGGTGAAAGAGCCTGGCTTCAG GTGCGCAGTGGCTCTCGATGCCTGGATGTTCCCCCTGGAGAACGCGCTGTACCCGGAGGTGCCCAAGCCCGTGCTCTTCATCAACACCGAGAAGTTCCAGACACCAGAAAGCGTTGCCAAAATGAAGAGGCTGAGCTCCAGAAACAGCCAGACGAAGATTATAACCGTCCT GGGATCCGTGCACCAGAGCCAAACCGACTTCACCTTTCTCACCGGAAAGCTCGTCAGCCGCATCTTCGGCGCGAGGGGGACCCTCGACCCCTACAAGGGTCTGGACATCACCAGCCGGGCGACTCTGGCCTTCCTGCAAAGGCATCTCA ACCTGGAAGAGGAGTTCGATCAATGGGACAAGCTTCTTGAAGGCATCGGAGACTCGGTTGTTCCAGAAGCACCATTCTGCCGCTCCAACCTGTAG